The Haloarcula sp. CBA1127 genomic interval AGGGGAATAGAAACGACTTCGTCGCGTCGATTGCGTCGTCGATATCGTCGACTGCGTGGAGGGCCATGTCGGAAGTCTCACAGCCCGCTCTGGTAAAATTTTCGGGGCTGTGCCAGGGATTCAGGTCGCTCTCTGGCTATTTCACTCCTGCACCGCGTCGACCTGCATCAGCGGGTACCCATCCTCCATTGCCATGCTCGTCTCGACCGTGACACCCTCGTATTCGATTTGCATCTCGACGTCGATGAATCGCCCGGTGAGTTCCGTGTAGTCCGCCCCGCCCTCGGCGATAGCGTCTTCCAGTGCCTCCGTGCGGACGCTGACGGTGACCGCCTCACAGAAGGGCTGGTTCTCGATGGCCTCCTCCATCGCCGCTGCGAGCGAGTCGGCGCTCTCTGGACTGAGTGGTGTCCCTGCGAACTGGTGATACAGCGAGCCGAACTTGACGCCCGCTTCGAAACACGCCTCCTGCGGAGCTGTGGGTTCCATACAATCGGTCCGGCTGGGCGACACAAAAGCGAACCGCAAGCTACCTATTGCGTGCGACGTATCGTCTCATACGAATGGACGACCCGGTTCTGCTCACCGGCGCTGGCGGCGCTGTCGGGGCGGCCATCCTCGAAGGACTCGAGGACGCCTACGAGTGGAAACTCATGTTCCACAGCCCACCCGCCGAGGAGCCCGACCACGAGTACCTCGTCGGGGACGTGTCCAGCGAGGGCGACGTGGCCGCGGCAATGGACGGCGTCGGCGCCGTCATCCACCTGGCTGGCGACCCCCGGCCGGAAGCCCCCTGGGACTCCGTCCTCGAAAACAATATCGACGGCACCCAGAAGATGTACGAGGCCGCTGTCGACGAGGGCGTCGAGAAGTTCGTCTTCGCGTCCTCGAACCACGCCGTCGGCTCCTTCGAAACGGACGAGCGCACGCCCGAGATGTATCGCCCGGACGACCAGTACCGCCTTGACGGGACAGAGCTCCCCCGCCCCGGCAACCTCTACGGCGTCTCGAAAGCCACCGGCGAGGTGCTGGGCCGCTACTACCACGACAAGCACGGCCTTTCCGTCTGCAACATCCGCATCGGCAACCTCACGCGGGGTCACCCGCCGATCGACTACGAACGCGGGCAGGCGATGTGGCTCTCCTACCGCGACTGCGCCCACATCCACGACTGCGCGCTACAGGCCGACTACGAGTACGAAATCGTCTACGGCATCTCCGACAACGACCGCAAGTACTACTCTATCGAGCGCGCCAAGGACGTGCTCGGCTACGACCCGCAGGACAACTCTGCACACTTCGACGGCGACGAACGAATCGCCGAACCGGAGCCGTAGGCGTCTCTACCGCTGTGGTCGCCCGCTACCCCGAGCCGTCAAACAGCCCACGGACGTCGTCGTCTTTCTGCTGTTCTAGTTCGACGTGGTCCCGAAGCCGCTGGTAGACGACGGGCCGCTGGTCGCGCTCGCGCACGAACGAGAACAGCATCCCGACGAACTGCGAGTCGCCGCCGTCTGCAAGTTCACTCCGCGCACGGGCAACAGCGTCGGCGATAACCGCCTCGTCGTAACGGCCAGCCTCCGCCAGCACCTCGGCGGTGATGACCGTGGCGTCGAAATCCAGCGCGCCGTAGCCGATGACTTCGCCCTCGTGTGTCAGCGTCGGCGGGTCCGTCGCCGCGTGCTGCGGGTCCGCTGCTGTCGCCATGAGGAACGACCGGACCTCGTCTAGCGCCACGCCGTGATACGGGTCCGGAAAGCCGTCGAGGTACTCCGCCGCGCTCTCGGCAAGTCCCTGCGCACCCGACCAGTTCTCCTCGCTGGCGTGGTGGACGACCGCGGTGAACTGGATGAGGCCGTGCAGGAATCGCTCGTCGGCGCCCGAGCTGAGGTCCAGCCAGTACTCCTCCCACGCATCGTGTGCAGCGTGGTAGCGGCCTTCGTTGTACACTGCGATGCCGGCACGGAGATGGTCGCGCACACGGGTGGGTTCGCCTCGCGGCCGGAAAACCACATCGGCACCCGTGTAACCGAACTGATTTGTCACCGACACCGCAAATCAGCATATGCCACGATCCTGGCGTCGATGGCTGTTCGGTGCGGCCGGCGCGTCCGCCCTGACAGTCTTCGTCTGGCAGTTCTTGATCACCGATCCCGTGCTCCTGTCGACGTTTGCCCTGACGTTGTTCGCCGCTATTGTCAGCCTCTACACGCAACGAAATGTCCTCCCGATATTCAGCAGGGGCGGTACTTGGGGTGGGGCCTTCGCCGGCGTCACCACCTACGTCGTCGTGACGCTCCAGCAGCAGCTTCCGCTCCCCGGTGGTCAAGCGCTCGTGGTGACGCTCACCGTCCTCGGCCTCGCGTCGTTTAGCCTGGCCGTCGGGAGTGCGTTGACGATGGCGTCGACCGAAAACGGGACGACTAGCCGTGATGGAAACGGCCGGACAGAGGTTTGAACGGTAACAGACGGTCGCCCCGGCTGTCGCGCTGCGACTGTCGTGTTCAAATCTCCGCACAGAGCTTCGCCGACGCAGTCGCCTCGCTGTCGCTCGGCGGTTTGCGTCGGCAGAAACGTCCGGACGGAGATTTGAACTCCGGTCCCTGGCTCCGCAAGCCAAGAGGATAGTCCACTACCCTATCCGGACTCATTTCCAGAGAGGGTGGTGCACCTAAAAAGGGTGACGGTTCGTGTGCCGTCACGCGACAAGTAAGCACACTTCGCTACAACATTGGTTTGAGCGACCGGGACTATCTTTCAACTGGCCTACATTCAGGCGAATATGAAGCGGCGACAACTCCTGCGATACGGTGGTCTCGGGTGTTCGATAGTGCTCGCTGGCTGCTTTGGTGGGTCGCCCGGTAGCGGGGAAACATCCACAGAGGGTGCGAGTGAAACCCCGAGTGTGAACGAGACAACATTCAGCGTTACCCAGCGACAGTCCGGGTCACAGACAAGCTCGGCAACGGTGGCTTTCGATGAGGATCAGGTCGTCGTCGAAGGCACTATCTGGGGATCTGATGGGTGCAAAACGGCCGACCTAACAGACGTAACGTACGATTCGAGTGCCGATGAACTGCGTATCAGTGTTGGGACGAAGGATAAACCGGACGCCGGCGATATGTGTACGCAAGCCATTATGGAAATCAACTACCAGGCTACGGTGACGTTCGAGAACGGCCTCCCTGGCACAGTGTCTGTCTCCCACGACAGTGGCGACGGCCTGAACCCTGTAACAACGGCGACACCCTAACGGCTACCTGCGCCGCTCTCACCGTGGTGGAATGTGAGTGTCTGCCGTCGGGCCAGCAGCCGAGGGTTTATATCCCATCCCATGACCACCTTCGAGTCATGGACGAGATACGACCGAAATCGACCGACAGCGGCCGCTCGCTCGCCCAACGACAACGCTTAAGCGCGCCCCAGCCCAGCGTCCCATAGATAGATGGGTGCGATAGAGGACATTTACGAGGACCTAGAGACGGACGTCCCCGAGGAGGAGTTCCGCGAGGCCGTCGAGGAGAAGGTCGAGCAGATGGGAGGGCTCGCCGACGAGGAGACGGCCGCGATGCTGTTGGCCCACGAGCTCAACGAGAACGAGGTCAACGCCATCGCCGATATCGAACCTGGGATGGACGAGGTCAAATTCCTCGCCAAAGTGATGGCCATCGGCGACCTGAAGACCTTCGAACGCGACGACGAGGACGAAGACGGCCGGGTCATCAACGTCGAAGCCGCCGACGAGAGCGGCAGCCTCAGGCTCGCCTTCTGGGACGGCCAGGCCGTCGATATCGACGAGGGGCAACTGGAGGTCGGCGACGTGCTCCGGGTCAAGGGCCGGCCGAAAGATGGCTACAACGGGCTTGAGGTGTCCGTCGACAAGGCGGAGCCGGACGACGACGCCACAATCGATGTGGAGCCGGGCGCTGGCTCGTCCATCGACGCGCTGACGATGGGCCAGTCCGACGTGACCCTGCGCGGGCTTGTCCTCGATACCGACACGGTACGGACGTTCGACCGCGACGACGGGAGCGAGGGGCGCGTCTCGAACCTCACCCTCGGCGACGAGACGGGGCGCATCCGGGTGACGCTGTGGGACGACCGGGCCGACCGCGCCGACGAACTCGATGCGGGCGCGGCCGTGGAGATAATTGACGGCTACGTCCGGGAGCGGGACGGCTCGCTTGAACTCCACGTCGGCGACCAGGGGGCCGTCGACGAAGTGGAAGACGACGTGGCCTTCGAGCCCGACGCCGACCCAATCGCGGAGGTAGAACTCGAAGAGACGGCCGATATTGCTGGCGTCGTGCGCTCGGCTGACCCCAAGCGGACGTTCGACCGGGACGACGGCAGCGAGGGCCAGGTCCGGAACGTCCGCATTCAGGACGCCACCGGCGACATCCGTGTGGCGCTGTGGGGGGACAAGGCGGACAAGGACATCGCACCGGGCGACGAAGTGCTCGCAGCCGATGTCGAGATTCAGGACGGCTGGCAAGACGACAAGGAAGCGTCGGCAAGCTGGAACTCCACGATTGTCGTGCTCGATGATGGTGCGGATCTGGCGACCGGTGGGGCAGGCGGGGGAGCCAGTACCGAGACGACCGACGCCGAACACGCTGGCCTGTCCTCCTTCGGCGACGAAGGGGACGACACTGACGCTGACACCAGCGGCAACGAGGCGGCCGCTGTCAGCGCTGGCACCGGCGACACGTCACCGGACGGTGGCGCACAGAGCGCCGGCCAGCAGGTGGAGTTCACCGGCACCGTCGTCCAGACCGGCGACCCCGTCGTACTCGACGACGGCGAGCAGACGATGAGTGTCGAAACCGGCGAGCGCGTGCAGTTAGGGCAGGAGATAACGGTCCGTGGCGAACTCCGTGACGACCGGCTCCACGCTGAGGACGTGTTCTGAGTCGGCGAGCGACGCTACGGAAACTCTTAAGACCGCAACACTCCCGGGTTTGGGTATGAGTGTCGAGCTACCGTTCGCACCGGTGGATGCGGTCATTCGGCGGAACGCGGACGGGCTCCGGGTGAGTGCCGACGCTGCGGAGGAACTGGCTCGTCGAATACAGGACCACGGCGCATCGCTTGCCGTCACGGCAGCCACGGAGGCCACCACGGACGGGCGAAAGACGCTGATGCCGGCCGACTTCGGCATCGAGCAGGTCCCTGAAAAGGATGGCCTCGAACTCCCCGTCGCGCCGGTCGACCGCATCGCACGGCTCGACATCGACGACGACTACCGCGTCGCCATGGATGCTCGCGTCGCGCTCGCGTCTCTCCTCGAAACGTACGCTGACGAAACGGCCGCCGCGGCCGCCACGTTGGCTCGTCACGCTGACCGCCGGACGATCAAGGCAGCTGACGTTGAAACGTACTTCGAACTCGAACAGTACTACTGAATGAATTTCGGCTACCGCGAGGTCTGTCTGGACCACGACACCGGGCCGCGACATCCGGAGAGTCCCGACAGACTTCGAGCGATACGGCGCGCGCTCAAAGAGAACCACGGTGTCGAGTACGTCACCGCCGACGACGCCGATATCGACCTCGTGCGCGAGGTCCACGACGCCGACTACATCGAGGAGTTCCGCGAGTTCTGTGACGACGGCGGCGGGAACTGGGACGCCGACACCGTCGCGGTCGAGGAG includes:
- the azf gene encoding NAD-dependent glucose-6-phosphate dehydrogenase Azf, with amino-acid sequence MDDPVLLTGAGGAVGAAILEGLEDAYEWKLMFHSPPAEEPDHEYLVGDVSSEGDVAAAMDGVGAVIHLAGDPRPEAPWDSVLENNIDGTQKMYEAAVDEGVEKFVFASSNHAVGSFETDERTPEMYRPDDQYRLDGTELPRPGNLYGVSKATGEVLGRYYHDKHGLSVCNIRIGNLTRGHPPIDYERGQAMWLSYRDCAHIHDCALQADYEYEIVYGISDNDRKYYSIERAKDVLGYDPQDNSAHFDGDERIAEPEP
- a CDS encoding dihydroneopterin aldolase family protein, which produces MEPTAPQEACFEAGVKFGSLYHQFAGTPLSPESADSLAAAMEEAIENQPFCEAVTVSVRTEALEDAIAEGGADYTELTGRFIDVEMQIEYEGVTVETSMAMEDGYPLMQVDAVQE
- a CDS encoding single-stranded DNA binding protein gives rise to the protein MGAIEDIYEDLETDVPEEEFREAVEEKVEQMGGLADEETAAMLLAHELNENEVNAIADIEPGMDEVKFLAKVMAIGDLKTFERDDEDEDGRVINVEAADESGSLRLAFWDGQAVDIDEGQLEVGDVLRVKGRPKDGYNGLEVSVDKAEPDDDATIDVEPGAGSSIDALTMGQSDVTLRGLVLDTDTVRTFDRDDGSEGRVSNLTLGDETGRIRVTLWDDRADRADELDAGAAVEIIDGYVRERDGSLELHVGDQGAVDEVEDDVAFEPDADPIAEVELEETADIAGVVRSADPKRTFDRDDGSEGQVRNVRIQDATGDIRVALWGDKADKDIAPGDEVLAADVEIQDGWQDDKEASASWNSTIVVLDDGADLATGGAGGGASTETTDAEHAGLSSFGDEGDDTDADTSGNEAAAVSAGTGDTSPDGGAQSAGQQVEFTGTVVQTGDPVVLDDGEQTMSVETGERVQLGQEITVRGELRDDRLHAEDVF
- a CDS encoding histone — protein: MSVELPFAPVDAVIRRNADGLRVSADAAEELARRIQDHGASLAVTAATEATTDGRKTLMPADFGIEQVPEKDGLELPVAPVDRIARLDIDDDYRVAMDARVALASLLETYADETAAAAATLARHADRRTIKAADVETYFELEQYY
- a CDS encoding DUF309 domain-containing protein; this encodes MRDHLRAGIAVYNEGRYHAAHDAWEEYWLDLSSGADERFLHGLIQFTAVVHHASEENWSGAQGLAESAAEYLDGFPDPYHGVALDEVRSFLMATAADPQHAATDPPTLTHEGEVIGYGALDFDATVITAEVLAEAGRYDEAVIADAVARARSELADGGDSQFVGMLFSFVRERDQRPVVYQRLRDHVELEQQKDDDVRGLFDGSG